In one window of Ostrinia nubilalis chromosome 19, ilOstNubi1.1, whole genome shotgun sequence DNA:
- the LOC135081195 gene encoding uncharacterized protein LOC135081195, whose translation MTRCLRIFGAYSFRLTRRHSTMLLLASFILTITIVLQLYSYRHHEQPHMRPRIGDFDYRPGSFLKDIQPLENTSYCEFRYGLPETLKWGTFRVHPTPEAGHLSPYSVIYNAIKGKAFSNVSKFEAVTYATQSTPEFIYHIIEIARYWDGPISLSVFVPGYDLDLTIQIMTQLCHCYSGMAKVSLHLFYPRKHPPKIRTKEEMVTTTTVATTTSNITIEEILRAKLDKFRNLNNKTRAEYIQWVRKNKIQRMMVRMPKKRTLAPNLRFDDCSGLETFDIATYRREYNMIYPINVGRNVARNASRTNYFIVSDIEMVPSDGLAPKFLTMVRKLMGDKKRDEGCIFAKAVFVVPLFEVERGEEIPRDKDTLVKMVASNRAAYFHQKFCPHCQRFPGLQTWLTRPSQNIVEAMLIARREYPYHRWEPLYFGTHKDPWYSEMLSWEGRQDKMTQMLELCLQEYRMVVLDGAFLCHAAVSKTGSHHTRAERVNTQRYLKIIGALKKKYPDRPQCKVMWGCRD comes from the exons ATGACGAGATGTCTGCGAATATTCGGAGCTTATTCGTTCAGGCTGACGAGGAGGCACTCGACGATGCTGCTCCTGGCATCGTTTATCCTCACGATCACGATTGTACTGCAGCTGTACTCCTACCGGCACCACGAGCAACCACACATGAGACCGAGGATCGGTGATTTTGACTACAGGCCGGGGTCCTTCCTTAAGGACATACAGCCGCTTGAGAATACCTCCTACTGTGAATTCCGATACGGCCTGCCAGAGACACTCAAATGGGGAACCTTTCGCGTACATCCAACGCCCGAAGCGGGACACTTAAGCCCATACAGTGTCATTTACAACGCCATCAAAGGAAAAGCCTTTTCGAATGTCAGCAAGTTTGAAGCAGTAACGTACGCCACACAATCGACCCCCGAATTCATCTATCACATTATAGAAATCGCAAGGTACTGGGACGGACCCATAAGTCTGTCCGTGTTCGTCCCGGGTTACGATTTGGATTTAACCATTCAAATAATGACCCAACTTTGTCACTGCTATTCTGGAATGGCAAAAGTATCCCTCCATTTATTTTACCCTAGAAAACATCCGCCGAAAATAAGGACCAAAGAAGAAATGGTGACTACTACAACTGTCGCGACAACGACGTCGAATATCACGATAGAGGAGATATTGAGAGCTAAATTGGATAAATTTAGGAATTTGAATAATAAGACAAGAGCGGAATACATACAGTGGGTGAGAAAGAACAAGATCCAGAGAATGATGGTGCGTATGCCGAAGAAGCGAACTTTGGCGCCTAATTTGAGATTCGACGATTGTTCGGGGTTGGAGACGTTTGATATTGCGACGTATAGAAGAGAGTATAACATGATATACCCAATAAACGTCGGAAGGAACGTAGCTAGGAATGCGTCGAGGACGAACTACTTTATAGTGTCAGATATAGAAATGGTGCCGAGTGACGGCTTAGCTCCGAAATTTCTGACAATGGTGAGGAAACTTATGGGCGATAAGAAACGCGACGAGGGCTGTATATTCGCTAAGGCTGTCTTTGTAGTGCCGCTGTTCGAGGTGGAGAGAGGGGAAGAGATCCCTCGCGACAAAGACAC GTTAGTGAAGATGGTTGCCTCGAACCGAGCAGCGTATTTCCACCAGAAGTTCTGTCCGCACTGCCAGCGGTTCCCTGGTCTGCAGACGTGGCTGACCAGACCCTCGCAGAACATCGTAGAG GCCATGCTGATTGCACGCCGGGAGTACCCGTACCACAGATGGGAGCCGCTCTACTTCGGCACCCACAAGGACCCCTGGTACAGCGAGATGCTGTCCTGGGAGGGACGGCAGGATAAAATGACACAG ATGCTGGAACTCTGCCTCCAAGAGTACCGCATGGTCGTCCTCGACGGGGCATTTCTCTGCCACGCTGCGGTCTCTAAAACCGGCTCGCACCACACCCGCGCTGAAAGGGTTAACACGCAACGGTACCTTAAAATCATCGGTGCGCTAAAGAAGAAGTACCCAGACAGACCGCAGTGCAAAGTTATGTGGGGTTGCCGGGACTGA